One window of the Nocardia huaxiensis genome contains the following:
- a CDS encoding helix-turn-helix domain-containing protein: MTGNDAGSIVGRTNAVAPHGEHRVASVAPLATSQHGRDTSPATPISREGNVPAAPGEETIMPAIRDTRDNITRRSRDSRRERDTDATNRGGKVVAWAGFVFGSVLSILMNWLHTWLPAETMPPGWSPGVWPQIGSAVWPVALLLAVEALARVRWRPGLAWALARYGGVGTVAAGSALISYGHVHDVLQSWDYGALGSAVGPLVLDGLMVASGFALLSESERPQRFTATMPSGADRPTLSAPVVVASISDIPLAATGNGPDERVADTASPPDSPTAVAEVMPGAESVARQQDATPRQTDTVDATSSDSSATHRDSGAPASRDERILHLHDAGLTTRDIAEEIGIHHSTVARVVARHRDSDSARDTSSALRLIPTSANGEETAS, from the coding sequence GTGACCGGCAACGACGCCGGATCGATCGTGGGGCGCACCAATGCCGTTGCGCCCCACGGCGAACACCGCGTCGCATCCGTCGCACCACTGGCTACCAGCCAGCACGGCCGCGACACCAGCCCCGCCACCCCCATTTCGCGGGAAGGAAACGTTCCCGCGGCACCCGGAGAGGAGACGATCATGCCCGCGATCCGCGACACCCGCGACAACATCACGCGACGGTCGCGCGACAGCCGTCGTGAACGCGACACCGACGCGACGAACCGCGGCGGCAAGGTCGTCGCGTGGGCGGGATTCGTCTTCGGGTCGGTGCTGTCGATCCTGATGAACTGGCTACACACCTGGTTGCCCGCCGAGACGATGCCGCCCGGCTGGAGCCCGGGAGTATGGCCCCAAATCGGTTCCGCTGTCTGGCCGGTGGCCCTGCTGCTGGCCGTCGAGGCCCTGGCACGCGTAAGATGGCGGCCCGGTCTGGCCTGGGCGTTGGCCCGCTACGGCGGTGTCGGAACCGTCGCCGCCGGCTCCGCGCTCATCTCCTACGGCCACGTCCACGACGTGCTGCAAAGCTGGGACTATGGCGCCCTCGGCTCCGCAGTGGGCCCCCTGGTCCTGGACGGGCTGATGGTCGCCAGCGGCTTCGCGCTGCTCTCAGAATCCGAACGGCCCCAACGCTTCACGGCCACCATGCCCTCCGGTGCGGACCGCCCGACGCTGTCGGCTCCGGTTGTGGTCGCGAGCATCTCCGATATTCCGTTGGCCGCAACCGGGAACGGTCCCGACGAGCGAGTAGCCGACACGGCAAGTCCTCCTGACAGTCCCACAGCGGTTGCCGAAGTGATGCCAGGAGCAGAATCGGTTGCGCGACAACAGGATGCGACACCGCGACAGACGGACACCGTCGATGCGACATCCAGCGACAGCAGTGCGACGCACCGCGACAGCGGCGCCCCGGCCTCGCGCGACGAACGGATTCTGCACCTGCACGACGCTGGTCTCACGACCCGGGATATCGCTGAGGAAATCGGCATTCACCACTCCACCGTCGCGCGGGTTGTCGCGCGGCATCGCGACAGCGACAGCGCCCGCGACACCTCCTCGGCCCTACGACTGATCCCGACTTCCGCGAACGGTGAGGAAACCGCATCATGA
- a CDS encoding DNA cytosine methyltransferase, with protein sequence MTALKTATSQTATHRPALRQRRFRHDDTIAVDLFSGFGGLTEGIERAGFTTIMAANHNPYKIEIHEANHGHVEHWIADLVDPESADYHDVRDLPAADLLAAGISCVNHSQANTKKAYQQGLSLFDLDDPDFDARVTRSERDRATASCVLHYAARHHPRLILIECTTELTSWGTALPGRPKVGDGSTYRWWLKQFENEGYRWKVLYLNSQFFGTPQSRNRLYLAMWDRRLPAPDLDHRPLSWCGRCDQTVEAVWSWRTGIPASGSVNYRRQYDYRCPRCRREVIPPMTPSLHALDLSRLGVRIGDRTRPLAATTMARAERCRQRFAEFPAILMPAKGVHGSERHPWQPMATQTSQQGTALLSTGYIFAAHRHNGDGKHWSQPMDTVTTTEEKALLSAAIDNYQGAPRGLGQPLPTAVASETLGLIAGVVPFRKNTVPTLGPEPMPTVTSDQIPGLLTADYAAALAAIPLEDCHFRMLGPHEIGRGCGFDTTFPGHPGKFIVWGSARDQCDGFGNAVSPSIGAWIGARLRAVLHTPEAVTA encoded by the coding sequence ATGACCGCCCTCAAAACGGCGACGAGCCAGACCGCCACCCACCGGCCCGCTTTGCGGCAGCGCCGATTCCGGCACGACGACACGATCGCGGTCGATCTGTTCAGCGGCTTCGGCGGCCTCACCGAAGGCATCGAACGGGCCGGATTCACCACGATCATGGCCGCCAACCACAACCCCTACAAGATCGAGATCCACGAGGCCAACCACGGCCACGTCGAACACTGGATCGCCGACCTGGTCGACCCCGAATCGGCCGACTACCACGACGTGCGCGACCTGCCCGCCGCCGATCTCCTCGCCGCCGGCATCTCGTGCGTGAACCACTCACAGGCGAACACGAAAAAGGCGTACCAGCAGGGTCTTTCTCTGTTCGACCTGGACGATCCGGACTTCGACGCCCGCGTCACCCGCTCCGAACGCGACCGGGCCACCGCCAGCTGTGTTTTGCACTACGCCGCCCGGCATCACCCGCGGTTGATCCTGATCGAATGCACCACCGAGCTCACGTCGTGGGGGACGGCGCTACCCGGGCGCCCCAAGGTCGGCGACGGATCGACCTACCGATGGTGGCTCAAGCAATTCGAGAACGAGGGCTACCGGTGGAAGGTGCTGTATCTGAACTCGCAGTTCTTCGGCACACCCCAGTCCCGCAACCGCCTCTACCTCGCGATGTGGGACCGCCGGCTACCCGCGCCCGATCTCGACCACCGCCCACTCTCCTGGTGTGGGCGCTGCGACCAGACCGTCGAGGCAGTCTGGAGCTGGCGCACCGGGATCCCGGCGTCCGGGTCGGTCAACTACCGCCGCCAATACGACTACCGGTGCCCGCGCTGCCGCCGCGAGGTCATCCCGCCGATGACCCCATCCCTCCATGCCCTGGACCTCTCCAGGTTGGGAGTCAGGATCGGCGACCGCACAAGGCCGTTGGCGGCGACCACGATGGCGCGCGCTGAGCGCTGCCGGCAGCGGTTCGCGGAGTTCCCCGCAATTCTCATGCCCGCCAAGGGCGTTCACGGGAGCGAGCGGCATCCCTGGCAGCCGATGGCGACCCAGACCAGCCAGCAGGGGACCGCGCTGTTGTCGACCGGGTACATCTTCGCCGCGCACCGCCACAACGGCGACGGCAAGCACTGGTCGCAGCCGATGGACACAGTCACCACGACCGAGGAGAAGGCACTGCTGTCGGCAGCGATCGACAACTACCAGGGCGCACCCCGTGGCCTGGGGCAACCCCTGCCGACCGCGGTCGCATCCGAGACGCTCGGACTAATTGCTGGTGTCGTGCCGTTCCGCAAGAACACCGTGCCAACCCTCGGACCAGAACCGATGCCGACCGTGACTTCCGACCAGATCCCGGGCTTGCTCACCGCCGACTATGCCGCAGCGCTGGCGGCGATACCGTTGGAGGACTGCCACTTCCGGATGCTGGGTCCGCACGAGATCGGCAGGGGCTGCGGTTTCGACACCACCTTCCCCGGGCACCCGGGCAAGTTCATCGTGTGGGGGTCCGCACGGGATCAATGCGACGGATTCGGCAACGCGGTATCGCCCTCGATCGGCGCATGGATCGGAGCGCGGCTACGCGCAGTGCTGCACACTCCGGAGGCGGTGACCGCATGA
- a CDS encoding helix-turn-helix domain-containing protein yields the protein MPDFEASKWYTTEEVATFLQVDPSSLRRWRTARPPQGPPFVQISGRVTRYNGADLIAYLTKRRIDPAVA from the coding sequence ATGCCGGATTTCGAGGCGTCGAAGTGGTACACGACCGAGGAAGTTGCGACATTCCTGCAAGTCGATCCGTCGAGCTTGAGGCGCTGGCGTACTGCGAGACCTCCGCAGGGCCCACCTTTCGTTCAAATCTCTGGCCGGGTCACTCGCTATAACGGTGCGGACCTGATTGCCTACCTGACGAAGCGGCGCATCGATCCGGCGGTGGCGTAA
- a CDS encoding tyrosine-type recombinase/integrase codes for MGNQVSLMPLGIQIRGNIEERKRSKPFLARVRWTNPATKRRDSKSQAFEDRAEAEAWIERIQQAASRGVDPAMATATLKDYGDTNWDIAMRGVEAKTLDPYRAGWRRRVVPTLGHLPITMITAGIADRAVGMWIAEGHSKSTIKNTLAALGRVMDQAVRDEVIDRNRVDVSGWQRQYARHEDELTNPRALALPDWQTLTELADALVSASANRFRGWGDVVLFTACTAARIGEVAGCRVGDIDTNSWLWTLRRQTTPGPGGLKDKGTKGKRARTVPIIHELRPLVVSRIAMARARVASVPGYERLDEAARRTAHANARLFVGPRNGRIQITVLRRATNWDAVVAELGYEHLRRHSLRHTGLTWFADAGVSEHLLQDIAGHSDPRVTKLYLHPGAAAFQQAGNLLSLHLAAPKRPPNGHHLRLVK; via the coding sequence ATGGGCAATCAGGTGAGCTTGATGCCACTCGGAATACAGATCCGCGGCAATATCGAGGAACGGAAGCGCAGTAAGCCGTTTCTGGCGCGTGTCCGGTGGACGAATCCCGCGACCAAAAGGCGGGACAGCAAGTCTCAAGCTTTCGAAGATCGAGCGGAAGCAGAAGCATGGATCGAACGGATCCAGCAGGCTGCCTCGCGCGGGGTTGACCCAGCAATGGCCACCGCAACCCTGAAGGACTACGGGGATACGAACTGGGACATCGCGATGCGCGGAGTCGAGGCCAAAACCCTCGACCCGTATCGAGCCGGATGGCGCCGGCGCGTAGTCCCCACCCTCGGGCACCTCCCAATCACCATGATCACCGCCGGAATCGCTGATCGGGCCGTCGGCATGTGGATCGCCGAGGGGCACAGCAAGTCCACGATCAAGAACACCTTGGCGGCCCTGGGGCGGGTCATGGATCAAGCCGTGCGCGACGAGGTGATCGATCGCAATCGCGTCGATGTCTCCGGATGGCAGCGACAATACGCACGCCACGAGGACGAGCTGACTAATCCTCGTGCGCTGGCACTCCCGGACTGGCAAACGCTCACCGAGCTGGCGGACGCCCTGGTCTCGGCTTCGGCGAACCGGTTCCGCGGGTGGGGCGACGTCGTGCTCTTCACAGCCTGCACGGCAGCGCGCATAGGCGAGGTCGCTGGCTGCCGCGTCGGCGATATCGACACAAACAGCTGGCTGTGGACCTTGCGGCGTCAAACCACGCCGGGCCCGGGAGGTTTGAAAGACAAGGGGACCAAAGGCAAACGCGCCCGGACAGTTCCGATCATCCATGAACTTCGCCCGCTGGTGGTGTCGAGGATCGCCATGGCGCGCGCTCGGGTGGCATCGGTCCCCGGATACGAGCGGCTCGACGAAGCGGCCCGCCGCACGGCGCACGCCAATGCTCGACTGTTCGTCGGGCCCCGCAACGGTCGAATCCAGATCACTGTTCTGCGCCGCGCCACGAATTGGGATGCGGTGGTCGCCGAGCTCGGGTACGAGCATCTCCGGCGCCATAGCCTCCGGCATACCGGACTGACCTGGTTCGCCGACGCCGGCGTGAGTGAGCACCTACTGCAGGACATTGCGGGTCACTCGGATCCCCGGGTCACCAAGCTCTACCTTCATCCGGGCGCCGCCGCGTTCCAACAAGCAGGGAATCTACTGTCACTGCACCTGGCAGCGCCGAAGCGGCCACCAAATGGCCACCATCTCCGCTTGGTCAAGTAA